One window of Chitinophagaceae bacterium genomic DNA carries:
- a CDS encoding PorT family protein, giving the protein MKLKNLIYLLLISSIFSIQTFAQGTILDEGERIVEAESQDRLVVELTHDNWLFESDDEFINMSDDFSTLWYSRGISINFMYDIVFGNSRFSLAPGIGFQSTNVFHNAQLSIDTNGNTFFTDLPEFDDFKRKKLNISYLDVPIELRFRTRPNQRGSSFKVALGFKGGIRIDSKTKIKFEQDGDVQRVKEKNLANLNQFRYGPTFRIGYGVFNLIAYYSLNGVFEEGSGPSLTPISIGLSLNGL; this is encoded by the coding sequence ATGAAGCTTAAAAATTTAATTTACCTTTTACTTATCAGTAGTATATTTTCAATACAAACTTTTGCTCAGGGAACTATTCTTGATGAAGGAGAAAGAATTGTAGAGGCAGAAAGCCAGGATAGACTGGTAGTTGAACTAACGCACGACAATTGGTTATTTGAAAGCGATGATGAATTTATAAATATGTCTGATGATTTCTCAACCCTTTGGTATTCAAGAGGAATCAGCATAAACTTTATGTATGACATCGTATTTGGCAACTCCAGATTTAGTCTTGCTCCGGGTATAGGATTTCAAAGCACCAATGTATTTCACAATGCTCAGCTATCAATTGATACTAATGGAAATACATTTTTTACTGATCTTCCGGAATTTGATGATTTCAAAAGAAAAAAGTTAAACATCTCTTATCTTGATGTTCCTATAGAATTAAGATTCAGAACTCGCCCCAATCAAAGAGGCAGTAGTTTTAAAGTAGCTTTAGGCTTTAAAGGCGGAATCAGAATAGATTCTAAAACTAAAATCAAATTTGAGCAAGACGGCGATGTACAAAGAGTTAAAGAAAAAAATCTTGCAAACTTAAATCAATTTAGATATGGTCCAACCTTTCGGATTGGATACGGTGTCTTCAACTTAATAGCCTATTATTCCTTAAATGGAGTTTTTGAAGAAGGCAGCGGACCTTCCCTTACCCCAATTTCTATCGGACTTTCTTTAAACGGTTTATAA